From a region of the Cenarchaeum symbiont of Oopsacas minuta genome:
- a CDS encoding serine--tRNA ligase has product MLDPNLLREKPDEVRRMLNDRHIEFDIDGLLHANQMRLKDMAIADELRQQRNKIGKMISEVKKSNGDATDLLKKMADMSEKMTKVEIAHIESEKKYHRMAFAIPNMLERSVPIGADASANKMIRKWGNHTEMEFEAKSHLDVAAVSNLIDMERAAKTAGSRFYYLRDGLVRLNQAIISYSLDYLSDNGYGLVQPPYMINRAAMEGAVIAEDFEDVIYKIEDEDLYLVGTSEHAMAAMHSDEIIKGDQIPKRYAGVSPCFRKEAGAHGRDQKGIFRVHQFEKIEQFVFARPDESSAEHEKMLEIAEKFYQNLNIPYRVMLLCTGDMGKVSAKTYDIEAWMPGQKAYREVVSCSNCLDYQTRRLLIRFREHTNEPTTYPHTLNSTLAATTRVMVAILENFQTKDGHVSIPEVLRPYMGRETL; this is encoded by the coding sequence ATGCTAGACCCAAACCTATTGCGCGAAAAACCTGATGAAGTAAGGCGCATGCTAAATGATAGACATATAGAATTTGACATTGACGGACTATTGCACGCCAATCAGATGCGTCTCAAAGATATGGCAATAGCAGATGAGCTGCGCCAACAAAGAAATAAGATTGGCAAGATGATTTCAGAGGTAAAAAAATCTAATGGTGATGCCACAGATCTATTGAAAAAAATGGCAGACATGTCAGAAAAGATGACAAAAGTAGAGATTGCACATATTGAATCTGAAAAAAAATACCATCGTATGGCATTTGCTATACCCAACATGTTGGAGAGATCCGTTCCAATAGGTGCAGATGCATCAGCAAATAAAATGATACGTAAATGGGGCAATCATACAGAGATGGAATTTGAGGCAAAGAGTCACCTAGACGTAGCAGCAGTCTCGAACCTAATAGACATGGAACGAGCCGCAAAGACTGCCGGTTCTAGATTTTATTATCTACGAGATGGACTAGTACGTCTCAATCAAGCAATCATCTCATATTCATTAGACTATCTCTCAGATAACGGGTATGGATTGGTGCAGCCACCATATATGATAAATCGAGCTGCAATGGAAGGTGCCGTTATAGCTGAAGACTTTGAGGATGTCATATACAAGATAGAAGATGAAGATTTGTATCTTGTTGGCACATCCGAACATGCCATGGCTGCCATGCACTCTGATGAAATTATAAAAGGAGATCAGATCCCCAAGAGATACGCTGGGGTTAGCCCATGTTTTAGAAAAGAGGCTGGAGCCCACGGTAGAGATCAAAAAGGAATATTCCGTGTGCACCAGTTTGAAAAAATAGAACAGTTTGTATTTGCAAGACCCGATGAGTCTAGCGCCGAACATGAAAAGATGTTAGAGATTGCCGAGAAATTTTACCAAAATCTAAACATACCTTACAGAGTCATGCTACTTTGTACTGGAGATATGGGCAAGGTCTCAGCCAAAACCTATGACATAGAGGCGTGGATGCCAGGTCAAAAGGCGTATAGAGAAGTTGTCTCTTGCTCCAACTGTTTAGACTATCAGACCCGCAGGTTATTGATCCGTTTCAGAGAACACACCAATGAGCCTACAACATATCCCCATACCTTAAACTCCACTTTGGCGGCCACGACTAGAGTGATGGTTGCAATTTTAGAGAATTTTCAGACAAAAGACGGCCATGTATCCATACCAGAGGTTCTCAGACCGTATATGGGCAGAGAGACACTCTGA
- a CDS encoding tRNA (guanine(37)-N1)-methyltransferase Trm5b yields the protein MLRRILKDILSEKESEQLYSAFDQVGDVIVTRIPESLESKKPEIGEALLGSVKMARAVFCQTSDVSGDHRTRKLELIAGKGTTQTEYKESGCRFAVDVEKAFFSPRLSTERSRIARLVQDGEIMLNMFAGIGMFSILAAANSRCTVYSVDLNPIAATLCKQSIRMNKLLGDVISIEGDITTVIREQNLTNISDHTLMLLPEKSDEFVSDAISATKSGGIIHYYAHVHAETKSGIADAIRERWQKISFVKSEILTSKLVRAVGPRYYQAVADVRITK from the coding sequence ATGCTAAGACGTATCTTAAAGGACATATTATCAGAAAAAGAGTCAGAGCAGCTATACTCGGCATTTGATCAGGTAGGAGATGTTATTGTGACAAGAATTCCCGAATCACTTGAATCTAAAAAACCCGAGATTGGTGAGGCATTATTAGGTAGCGTCAAGATGGCAAGAGCAGTATTCTGCCAGACATCGGATGTATCTGGTGATCATAGAACGCGCAAGTTGGAACTGATTGCAGGAAAAGGTACAACGCAGACAGAATACAAAGAGAGTGGCTGCAGATTTGCAGTAGATGTCGAAAAAGCGTTCTTTTCTCCAAGACTTTCAACTGAGAGATCCCGCATAGCTAGACTAGTGCAAGATGGAGAGATCATGTTAAACATGTTTGCAGGCATTGGCATGTTTTCAATTCTTGCGGCTGCAAACTCTAGATGCACCGTATACAGTGTGGATTTGAATCCAATAGCTGCAACTTTATGTAAACAAAGCATTAGAATGAACAAACTTTTAGGTGATGTCATATCAATAGAGGGAGATATTACGACGGTCATACGCGAACAAAATTTAACAAATATTTCAGATCATACACTTATGCTGTTGCCAGAAAAATCAGATGAGTTTGTATCTGATGCAATATCTGCCACAAAGAGCGGAGGTATCATACATTATTATGCGCACGTTCACGCAGAGACAAAATCTGGAATTGCTGATGCAATAAGAGAACGCTGGCAAAAAATTAGTTTTGTAAAATCTGAAATTCTTACATCAAAGTTAGTCAGGGCAGTAGGTCCAAGATATTATCAGGCTGTAGCTGATGTGAGAATTACAAAATAA
- a CDS encoding GNAT family N-acetyltransferase — protein sequence MQAATHQIDDYVIRLAEPKDLIPIIEINLKTLPEHYSDFFYESLLSEFQETFMVAESSGRDVGYVMCKCEHGFSNFKKLGFVKKCHLVSVAVLEEHRRKGMGRSLVNGAISGARTYRCEELYLEVRCSNNEAVDLYQKMNFKVRNKLGSYYRDGEDAYLMSIEFDYS from the coding sequence ATGCAAGCTGCCACGCATCAGATCGATGATTATGTCATACGTCTAGCAGAACCAAAGGATCTCATACCAATAATAGAGATAAATCTAAAGACATTACCTGAACATTATTCTGACTTTTTTTATGAAAGTTTACTATCAGAGTTTCAGGAGACATTCATGGTTGCCGAATCTAGTGGACGCGATGTAGGTTATGTCATGTGCAAGTGTGAGCATGGATTTTCAAATTTTAAAAAACTTGGCTTTGTAAAAAAATGCCACCTAGTATCAGTTGCAGTATTAGAGGAGCACAGACGCAAAGGCATGGGGCGTAGCCTAGTAAATGGCGCTATATCTGGAGCACGCACGTACAGATGCGAGGAGCTATACCTCGAAGTGAGATGCAGTAACAACGAAGCAGTAGATCTATACCAAAAAATGAACTTTAAAGTCCGTAACAAACTAGGATCATATTATAGAGATGGCGAAGATGCATATTTGATGTCCATAGAATTTGATTATTCATGA
- a CDS encoding Ribosomal protein S3Ae, producing the protein MARRKTRVKDKWREKKWITVHAPDSFGNVPLAYVPITDSGKIGGRVVEVTLFDIMKGDPSQHQYKIYFQLDKVNDDGTATSIFKRYQYATEYLRSLVRRGSSKITFIVDSQTKDGYLFRIKIIALTHRQLNTSRKHALRLIARDVITKSVPNMNIDEFVQTACYGKLNSDIMALAKKIIRIRHVGLENVKLIKTAKEQISLLEA; encoded by the coding sequence TTGGCTCGTAGAAAAACTAGGGTAAAAGACAAGTGGCGTGAGAAGAAATGGATTACAGTTCATGCCCCAGATTCGTTTGGTAATGTTCCCCTTGCATATGTGCCTATAACCGACAGTGGAAAAATTGGAGGTAGAGTTGTAGAAGTTACCTTGTTTGATATCATGAAGGGAGATCCTTCACAGCACCAATACAAAATTTACTTTCAGCTAGATAAAGTAAATGATGATGGGACTGCAACTAGTATATTCAAAAGATACCAATATGCAACAGAATATTTGCGCAGTCTTGTTAGACGTGGATCTTCAAAGATTACGTTCATTGTAGATTCACAGACAAAGGATGGTTATTTATTTAGAATAAAAATAATTGCACTCACACATCGTCAATTAAACACTTCACGCAAACATGCACTACGTCTTATTGCACGCGACGTGATAACAAAATCAGTTCCAAATATGAACATTGATGAATTTGTCCAGACTGCATGTTATGGTAAACTAAACTCGGATATTATGGCATTGGCTAAAAAGATCATCCGCATAAGACATGTGGGTCTTGAAAATGTAAAACTGATAAAGACTGCCAAAGAACAAATTTCACTTCTAGAGGCATAA
- a CDS encoding aerotolerance regulator BatA: protein MMAGFDSIVFLLGLLILPVLYVIYYKVIKRKKKAAIKFSNLMFVKSAISNKKRSRRDLWLFIMSLAIIALMIIGFADPHIPLEQSKEGVNVVFVIDNSGSMLATDYTPNRLEAAKNSAAILLDSLYEKDHVGIIIFENGATTASYLSPFKERVRESLLTISPKQGKTALGDGLGLGIDMATSIPNKKKIVILLSDGVNNAGVISPNEAIEFAKVNSIQVYTIGMGSETPTIIGYDAFRNPQYAELDERTLQAIAEQTGGKYFKSIDKDTLDNIYQNISEEIEREKEQVYIKDWFFAIGFAMLFVQIYLRYGQSKIIQ, encoded by the coding sequence TTGATGGCTGGTTTTGATTCTATAGTTTTTTTGTTGGGGCTTTTAATACTTCCAGTACTGTATGTGATTTATTACAAGGTAATAAAACGAAAGAAAAAAGCTGCAATTAAATTTAGTAATCTGATGTTTGTCAAATCTGCTATTAGTAACAAAAAAAGATCGCGCCGGGATTTGTGGTTGTTTATTATGTCACTTGCCATAATTGCTCTCATGATAATTGGATTTGCAGATCCGCATATACCACTAGAGCAGAGCAAAGAGGGGGTCAATGTAGTGTTTGTTATAGATAATTCTGGCAGTATGCTAGCAACAGATTATACACCAAACAGGTTAGAAGCTGCAAAGAATTCTGCTGCAATATTGCTAGATTCATTGTATGAGAAAGATCATGTAGGAATTATAATATTTGAGAATGGGGCAACTACTGCATCCTATCTAAGTCCGTTCAAAGAGAGAGTTAGGGAAAGTCTTTTGACAATATCTCCAAAACAGGGCAAAACTGCACTTGGTGATGGACTAGGCTTGGGAATAGATATGGCCACATCCATCCCGAACAAGAAAAAAATTGTTATTTTGTTAAGTGATGGAGTAAATAATGCAGGAGTGATATCGCCCAATGAGGCGATAGAATTTGCCAAAGTCAACTCGATTCAAGTATACACCATAGGAATGGGTTCAGAGACTCCAACAATAATAGGTTATGATGCATTTAGAAATCCACAATACGCAGAACTCGATGAGAGAACCTTGCAGGCAATAGCAGAGCAGACTGGTGGGAAATATTTTAAATCAATTGACAAAGATACCTTGGATAATATTTACCAGAATATCAGCGAAGAGATAGAACGTGAAAAAGAACAAGTCTACATCAAAGACTGGTTTTTCGCGATAGGATTTGCTATGCTCTTTGTTCAAATTTACTTACGATACGGTCAGAGTAAGATTATCCAATGA
- a CDS encoding ribosomal protein S15P, with protein sequence MGRLHSHRHGKSHSIRPITAVTPKWVTQDTVEIENMIEKYAKDGLSPSQIGIKLRDQHSIPLTKSLTGKTVTEILIERNLLPDLPEDLDNMVKKAIGLQRHLKANKGDRRNVRSLELIEAKVHRLTVYYKRIDRIPKNWKYKSVIAQLE encoded by the coding sequence ATGGGCAGACTTCATTCACATAGACATGGTAAATCTCATTCCATTAGGCCTATAACTGCTGTGACTCCAAAATGGGTTACACAAGATACAGTAGAGATAGAGAATATGATTGAAAAATACGCCAAAGATGGTCTAAGTCCTAGTCAGATAGGAATCAAACTTCGCGATCAGCATTCCATACCTCTCACAAAATCTCTTACAGGTAAGACAGTAACTGAGATACTCATAGAACGTAATCTGCTACCAGATTTACCTGAAGATTTGGACAATATGGTCAAAAAGGCAATAGGTCTTCAAAGGCACTTGAAAGCAAACAAAGGAGATAGACGCAACGTCAGATCGCTAGAACTCATAGAGGCAAAAGTTCACAGGCTTACTGTGTATTACAAACGTATTGATCGCATTCCTAAAAACTGGAAATATAAGTCGGTCATCGCTCAACTAGAATAG
- a CDS encoding exosome subunit, producing MTVQVTIEIIIHATEDISKFYDSIKTIFDCDSDCISETSTTGHYGNTITILCITVKKRNAKKIVRVILDGLGSFDISNIISEIGSRLTESGLCLRLDKQEFVQGRLTLGDGGAIRVRIYTPVYVKRDTESEYMALLSA from the coding sequence ATGACTGTACAAGTCACTATAGAAATAATAATACATGCTACCGAAGATATATCAAAATTTTATGACTCGATAAAGACTATCTTTGATTGTGATTCAGACTGTATTTCAGAAACATCCACCACTGGACATTATGGGAATACAATTACCATACTTTGCATAACAGTAAAAAAACGTAATGCCAAAAAAATTGTACGTGTAATATTAGATGGTCTTGGCAGCTTTGATATATCTAATATCATATCCGAGATTGGTTCTAGATTGACAGAGTCAGGACTGTGTCTGCGTCTAGACAAACAAGAATTCGTACAAGGCAGACTTACACTTGGAGATGGTGGTGCGATAAGAGTGCGTATATACACTCCCGTATATGTAAAAAGAGACACAGAGTCTGAATATATGGCTCTCTTGAGCGCCTGA
- a CDS encoding ATPase — protein MDDDLCQPRKCGLECIKYCPVNKSGAECIVLDEEVNKARIDEDICNGCGICIKVCPFDAITIVNLASELSTDKIHQYGDNAFRLYRLPTPKNGEVIGLLGRNGMGKSTVVGLLSGTLKPNLGNYENPPEWDEILKYYAGTDMKKHFESIRDDSIRVAIKPQQLSYISDAFKGTAGELLEKYDECGKASNLISELDLKNSVEKNVSDLSGGELQRLATAAVASRDADFYFFDEPSSYNDVYQRAGVARVIHGLAKAEKSVMVVEHDLTLLDYLSDYIEVIYGEPAAYGIVSGVLSTKVGINVFLDGYLPGENVKFRDKAFSFDVSVSKDEFDTNETIIEYPKLEKKYPTFSVSIDAGSVKQGQVLGIVGANALGKTTFMKMIAGVLKPDSGHIQKSVKIAYKPQYLKSDTDAETITVLERAAGGRIEGSDMEERIIDPLRIKKLYNKNLNKLSGGELQKVAIASCLMQKADVYALDEPSAFLDVEDRIAVAKFLQKFVRSYGRSAIVIDHDIQLMDLISNNMVLFEGQSGIKGTASVPLPKTSAMNRFLKSLGISFRRDEKSHRPRVNKASSRLDKEQKSSGNFYYGK, from the coding sequence ATGGATGATGATTTATGCCAGCCTAGAAAATGTGGATTAGAGTGCATAAAGTACTGCCCAGTAAACAAATCAGGTGCAGAATGCATTGTACTAGATGAGGAAGTGAATAAAGCTCGTATAGATGAGGACATTTGTAATGGTTGCGGCATATGCATAAAGGTGTGCCCGTTTGATGCCATCACCATAGTAAATCTAGCCTCAGAGTTATCCACGGATAAAATTCATCAATATGGAGACAATGCATTTAGACTCTACAGACTGCCTACTCCAAAAAATGGAGAAGTGATCGGACTGCTCGGAAGAAACGGAATGGGAAAGAGCACCGTGGTAGGACTGTTATCTGGTACATTAAAACCAAATCTTGGAAACTATGAAAATCCACCAGAATGGGATGAGATTTTAAAATATTATGCAGGGACAGATATGAAGAAACATTTTGAATCTATACGTGATGATAGTATACGGGTAGCAATAAAACCACAGCAACTATCATATATATCGGATGCGTTTAAAGGAACTGCTGGCGAACTACTTGAAAAATATGACGAATGTGGTAAAGCTAGTAATTTAATCTCCGAGCTGGATCTGAAAAATTCTGTTGAAAAGAACGTATCCGATCTGAGTGGGGGTGAGCTACAACGTTTAGCTACTGCAGCTGTTGCATCACGTGATGCAGATTTTTATTTTTTTGACGAACCATCATCATACAACGACGTATACCAAAGGGCAGGAGTAGCACGCGTCATTCATGGATTGGCCAAAGCTGAAAAGAGCGTCATGGTGGTAGAACATGATTTGACGTTACTAGACTATCTTAGTGACTATATTGAGGTAATATACGGCGAGCCTGCAGCATACGGTATTGTCTCTGGAGTGCTCTCCACAAAAGTAGGCATCAATGTGTTTCTTGACGGATATCTACCTGGAGAGAATGTAAAATTTCGTGACAAAGCTTTCTCCTTTGATGTATCTGTTTCCAAGGATGAATTTGATACCAACGAGACTATTATCGAATATCCAAAACTAGAGAAAAAATATCCAACATTCTCCGTTAGCATAGATGCAGGTAGCGTCAAGCAAGGCCAAGTGCTCGGCATAGTGGGTGCAAATGCGCTTGGCAAGACTACATTCATGAAGATGATTGCAGGTGTGTTAAAACCAGATTCAGGTCATATCCAAAAGAGTGTAAAGATTGCATACAAACCCCAATATCTAAAGTCGGATACAGATGCAGAGACGATAACCGTGTTGGAGCGTGCCGCTGGTGGAAGGATAGAAGGTAGCGATATGGAAGAGCGTATTATAGATCCCCTTCGGATTAAAAAATTGTACAACAAAAATTTGAACAAGCTCTCTGGCGGAGAGCTTCAAAAAGTAGCCATCGCATCATGTCTTATGCAAAAAGCCGATGTTTATGCACTAGATGAGCCATCAGCGTTTCTAGATGTTGAAGATCGTATAGCAGTAGCAAAATTCTTGCAAAAGTTTGTCCGCTCTTATGGTCGATCTGCAATCGTTATAGACCACGATATACAATTGATGGATCTAATATCAAACAACATGGTACTATTTGAAGGTCAATCTGGCATCAAAGGTACTGCTAGTGTACCTTTACCAAAAACTAGTGCCATGAATCGTTTTCTAAAATCACTTGGAATATCTTTTCGCCGTGATGAAAAATCGCACCGACCTCGTGTAAACAAAGCATCAAGTAGATTGGACAAAGAGCAAAAATCTTCTGGTAATTTTTACTATGGAAAGTAA
- a CDS encoding Phosphoesterase DHHA1 has protein sequence MQEDIGKSFSYFADTVHDAIKAGKTFSIITHTDCDGLTSASILASALVRSGAKFTVRTTSEFEIETIKSSKRDVNLITDLGSNHASEIESQIGGEWFVLDHHHVQDSKLKDPRIINSWKFGIDGGMEACSGTMAYMAAMSLDSENIDLSRIAVVAAIGDRQDVGERKSLLGKNATVLKTAVDAKLVEINQDLLLVGRETRQLADAMAFTARPFIEGVTWNHNACIEILKSCNIPLKSENRWRVPSELSQEEKNSILASLAEHAHGDDASAVINEMIGNTYTLTMEEPGSCTRDAREFSTMLNSCARIGMSGLGITICMGERGQMLKEAEKVLEEYRSMIKEYMNTLSGERWRIRQSGICVMIDGGGLVPENMTGTVSSVIAGSPKNAGKIVILRTNSKGNSIKFSSRKSSRFTGKVSLNKIMQAGAEKFDGTGGGHDGAASARITRDKLDGFLDYLETNVANVQNQDNNP, from the coding sequence ATGCAAGAAGACATTGGAAAATCATTTTCATATTTTGCAGATACTGTACATGATGCTATAAAGGCTGGAAAAACTTTCTCCATCATCACTCATACAGATTGTGATGGATTAACATCTGCATCCATACTCGCATCTGCTCTCGTTAGATCTGGCGCAAAATTTACCGTTAGAACAACATCAGAGTTTGAGATTGAGACCATAAAATCCTCCAAACGTGATGTGAATCTGATAACCGATTTAGGAAGTAACCACGCATCGGAGATAGAGTCACAGATCGGTGGCGAATGGTTTGTTTTGGATCATCACCATGTACAGGATTCTAAACTAAAAGATCCAAGAATTATAAATTCTTGGAAGTTTGGAATCGACGGAGGTATGGAAGCATGCAGTGGCACAATGGCATACATGGCAGCCATGTCACTTGATTCAGAGAATATAGATCTTTCAAGAATAGCAGTGGTAGCTGCAATAGGCGATAGGCAAGATGTTGGAGAGAGAAAATCATTACTTGGTAAAAACGCTACAGTTCTAAAGACCGCAGTGGATGCCAAACTTGTCGAAATAAATCAAGATCTGCTTTTGGTTGGAAGAGAGACACGCCAGTTAGCTGATGCGATGGCGTTTACTGCACGGCCTTTTATCGAAGGAGTTACATGGAATCATAATGCGTGCATTGAGATTTTAAAATCATGTAACATTCCACTAAAGAGTGAAAACAGATGGCGTGTTCCATCAGAGCTCTCACAAGAAGAAAAAAATTCAATTCTAGCATCACTTGCAGAACACGCACATGGTGATGATGCATCAGCTGTAATCAACGAGATGATTGGCAACACGTATACATTAACTATGGAGGAACCGGGTAGCTGTACACGCGATGCAAGAGAGTTTTCCACAATGTTAAACTCTTGTGCACGCATTGGCATGTCTGGCCTTGGCATCACAATATGCATGGGAGAACGAGGTCAAATGCTCAAAGAGGCTGAAAAAGTACTCGAAGAGTATCGCTCCATGATAAAAGAGTACATGAATACACTCTCTGGTGAAAGGTGGAGGATCAGACAAAGTGGCATATGTGTCATGATCGATGGAGGTGGACTTGTTCCAGAGAATATGACTGGTACGGTCTCTTCGGTCATAGCAGGATCTCCTAAAAATGCTGGAAAGATCGTCATTTTACGAACCAATAGCAAGGGTAATTCCATCAAATTCTCCTCGCGCAAATCCTCAAGATTTACTGGCAAAGTCAGTCTGAATAAAATAATGCAGGCTGGAGCGGAAAAATTTGATGGTACAGGTGGCGGTCACGATGGGGCAGCAAGCGCCCGCATAACTAGAGACAAATTAGACGGCTTTTTAGACTATCTTGAGACAAATGTCGCTAATGTTCAAAATCAGGATAACAATCCGTGA
- a CDS encoding ATPase, protein MNPNPEIQKLNVKAKEYSTMLQNIHVEMSRVIVGQDSVIDNLILALATQGHILLKGVPGLAKTLLIKTLADCIDLEFIRLQFTPDLLPADIIGTKIYDHSTVSFKTVKGPIFSNFVLVDEINRAPPKVQSALLEAMQEQQVSIQGDTHKIDLPFFVMATQNPIEMEGTYNLPEAQIDRFMFNLIIKHPTKEEEIEIIQRFTEESVPKTTKVITANDLMELQAFVHKIYADQNIKSYITDIVDATRHPKEYGLKIDEKIEYGASPRASLWLALGSKAHAMQSGRGYVMPEDVQAVVYQILRHRIILTYEAQAENITSDDIIADILRAVKVP, encoded by the coding sequence ATGAACCCAAATCCAGAAATTCAAAAGCTAAATGTAAAGGCCAAAGAATATTCAACAATGTTACAAAATATTCATGTAGAGATGAGTAGAGTTATTGTTGGTCAAGATTCTGTAATAGATAATCTTATTTTAGCGCTTGCAACACAAGGGCACATATTATTAAAAGGAGTTCCAGGTCTTGCAAAAACATTGCTGATAAAGACGTTGGCTGATTGTATAGATTTAGAATTTATTAGATTACAATTTACACCAGATCTTTTGCCAGCAGATATTATTGGAACAAAAATTTATGACCATAGTACAGTCTCGTTTAAAACTGTCAAAGGGCCAATATTCTCAAATTTTGTCCTAGTAGATGAGATCAACAGAGCTCCTCCAAAAGTGCAATCTGCATTGTTGGAAGCAATGCAAGAACAACAAGTCAGCATACAAGGAGATACTCATAAAATTGATCTTCCATTTTTTGTCATGGCCACACAAAACCCTATAGAGATGGAAGGAACATATAATCTGCCAGAGGCTCAAATTGATCGATTTATGTTTAATCTAATAATAAAACATCCAACAAAAGAAGAAGAGATTGAGATCATACAACGATTTACAGAAGAATCGGTTCCCAAAACGACAAAAGTAATCACGGCTAACGATTTAATGGAACTACAAGCATTTGTCCACAAAATTTATGCAGATCAAAATATTAAAAGTTACATTACCGATATTGTAGATGCAACCCGACACCCAAAAGAATACGGTCTAAAGATTGATGAAAAGATAGAATACGGGGCATCGCCAAGGGCATCACTATGGCTTGCACTCGGTTCAAAAGCTCACGCGATGCAAAGTGGAAGAGGGTATGTTATGCCAGAGGATGTACAAGCGGTGGTATATCAGATTTTAAGACATAGGATAATTTTGACATATGAGGCACAAGCAGAAAACATTACTTCTGATGATATTATTGCAGATATTCTTAGAGCGGTTAAAGTTCCATAG
- a CDS encoding membrane-associated Zn-dependent protease produces the protein MKHIHYIRYLIVSAYSRPCIMEEWQIESANSIIKSAFEISNYAIAPKAVRYEIKGGNLRSDFPNIVRKLEENGMGASAELSNGRVAILVYEIKQNQSRWTSSSHIPRILFVIVVTLVMVDGYYRTENANNVVNIGDPLYNAALYTLALLGILGVHEMGHIVASRIHRVKTSWPYFLPGIPIYGIPTFGAFIRSRSHTPNRIVLFDIAIAGPIAGLCVAIIVSVYAAYEAPFIPDYVQEDIVLEDWGNGESILMRATLAAFDKDVSDVQILMTPLLFAAWVGFLLTFLNLLPAWQLDGGHMARTVFGTKMHTYATYASLGVLVLLGYWVMAMFIFVLSRRNEGIRPADDITKLDSKRKAAYVATLVLAALCAPIPAGIL, from the coding sequence ATGAAACATATACACTATATCAGATATTTAATAGTAAGTGCGTATTCTCGTCCATGTATAATGGAAGAGTGGCAGATAGAGAGCGCAAATAGTATAATCAAATCAGCCTTTGAGATTTCAAATTATGCTATAGCTCCAAAAGCCGTAAGATATGAGATCAAAGGAGGTAACCTACGTTCAGATTTTCCAAATATTGTACGTAAACTCGAAGAGAACGGTATGGGCGCTAGTGCTGAATTATCCAATGGTCGCGTTGCAATTCTCGTATATGAGATAAAACAAAATCAAAGTCGATGGACATCCTCATCTCACATACCAAGGATTCTCTTTGTAATAGTTGTCACACTTGTCATGGTAGATGGATACTATCGAACGGAAAATGCAAACAATGTTGTAAACATTGGAGATCCATTATACAATGCTGCGCTTTATACACTAGCGCTACTTGGAATACTTGGTGTGCACGAGATGGGACATATTGTAGCATCTCGCATTCATAGAGTAAAGACTAGTTGGCCATATTTTTTGCCAGGGATTCCCATATATGGAATACCAACGTTTGGTGCATTCATCCGTTCACGCAGTCACACGCCAAACAGAATAGTGCTATTTGATATTGCAATAGCAGGTCCTATTGCAGGATTATGTGTTGCAATAATTGTCTCAGTATATGCAGCATACGAGGCACCGTTCATACCAGATTATGTTCAAGAAGACATAGTGTTAGAGGATTGGGGTAACGGTGAATCGATTTTGATGAGAGCCACGTTGGCTGCATTTGACAAAGATGTCTCTGATGTACAGATACTGATGACGCCATTGCTTTTTGCTGCATGGGTTGGATTTTTGCTTACATTTCTAAATCTACTACCTGCATGGCAATTGGACGGTGGACATATGGCACGAACAGTATTTGGTACAAAGATGCATACATATGCCACATATGCAAGTCTTGGTGTACTAGTTTTGCTTGGATACTGGGTTATGGCCATGTTCATATTCGTACTGAGTCGCCGCAACGAGGGTATCCGCCCTGCAGATGATATTACAAAGCTAGACTCTAAAAGAAAAGCCGCATATGTTGCCACGTTGGTTCTTGCAGCCTTGTGTGCACCTATTCCGGCAGGGATACTGTAG
- a CDS encoding putative membrane protein — MIIHEQDDTTRCSAVTKRQIAGALIFAGCIGAFFAYAYLLILSSWSQHVLYISILMIVGGILGAISWVGYSMVTVKPKQSSITDE; from the coding sequence TTGATTATTCATGAACAAGATGATACAACTAGGTGTAGTGCAGTGACTAAAAGACAGATTGCTGGCGCACTGATCTTTGCTGGATGCATCGGCGCATTTTTTGCATATGCCTATCTTCTCATACTATCAAGTTGGAGTCAACATGTACTATACATCTCTATTCTGATGATTGTGGGCGGAATTTTGGGAGCAATCTCGTGGGTGGGATATTCGATGGTTACAGTAAAACCTAAACAATCATCAATTACTGATGAATAA